From Ignavibacteriota bacterium, the proteins below share one genomic window:
- the ftsE gene encoding cell division ATP-binding protein FtsE — protein sequence MIRFTDVGFRYGTHAILENVSFEIKPGDFVFLVGQTGSGKSTLLKLMYMDLKPTSGTVVVGKYISSSISKSATPHLRRTLGIIFQDYRLFDDRTVYENVAFTLHVTGVKGNEIKKRVLQSLASVGLSHQRNKLPAEISGGEQQRVVIARALVNNPHFLLADEPTGNLDPTTSRDILQLLKDINTRGTAVVMATHNYELVRRMNERILQVREGKVYDVELRTS from the coding sequence ATGATCCGGTTCACCGATGTCGGCTTCCGTTACGGCACACACGCCATCCTGGAGAATGTGAGCTTCGAGATCAAACCCGGGGATTTCGTGTTCCTGGTCGGCCAGACCGGTTCAGGGAAGAGCACATTGCTGAAATTGATGTACATGGACCTCAAACCTACGAGCGGCACCGTGGTGGTCGGCAAGTACATTTCCTCATCGATCAGCAAGAGCGCCACGCCCCACCTCCGGCGCACGCTCGGCATCATCTTTCAGGATTACCGGCTGTTCGACGACCGGACCGTGTATGAGAATGTCGCCTTCACCCTGCACGTCACAGGGGTCAAAGGGAACGAGATCAAGAAGCGGGTCCTGCAGTCGCTGGCCAGCGTCGGCCTGAGTCATCAGCGCAACAAACTCCCGGCGGAGATCTCCGGCGGCGAGCAGCAGCGTGTGGTGATCGCACGGGCACTCGTGAACAATCCGCACTTCCTGCTTGCGGACGAACCCACGGGGAACCTGGATCCGACGACCTCGCGCGACATCCTGCAGCTCTTGAAGGACATCAACACGCGTGGGACGGCGGTGGTCATGGCGACGCACAACTATGAGCTGGTCCGCCGGATGAACGAACGGATCCTGCAGGTCCGCGAGGGGAAGGTGTACGACGTGGAATTGCGGACAAGCTGA
- a CDS encoding leucyl aminopeptidase has product MITVTVAQGTFTRSTAELTALIVFEDKALFAAQMSRLRELCGSLPAPATHGAFTGAAGQTLVIPSPGGKARSIALLGAGNSTTFGLEPARRVAAAAVHAAQKAFATTIAIEEPDPASAPIASLSPAGSSLEDLALALAEGAMLAGYRFDKYRTKKASDFAGVRSCVLLIGAEKRLAGYREGVRIAKAVSDATFLARDLENAPGNEIYPATLAHRAREAGRRHGFRVTVFDEKRIAKEKMGGLLGVARGSHNPPRFIIMEHRPARARRPGGPVVLVGKGVTFDSGGISIKPSANMAEMKMDMSGAAAVIGTMQAAAALRLPVHVIGIVPAAENLPGGNALKPGDIIRHHSGKTSEVDNTDAEGRLILADALSWSARYKPASLIDLATLTGAVVVALGHVATGMLGTSARVKDALRTAGDRTYERVWELPLFDEYEKLIKSEIADVKNVGGRWGGAITAAFFLKQFVGTMPWVHLDIAGTAILEESGPYTPRGGSGVGVRLLTDYLRHY; this is encoded by the coding sequence ATGATCACTGTCACCGTTGCACAGGGCACCTTCACCCGCTCCACCGCGGAGCTCACCGCACTCATCGTGTTCGAGGACAAGGCGTTGTTTGCCGCTCAGATGAGCCGCCTCCGCGAACTCTGCGGCAGTCTGCCGGCTCCGGCAACGCATGGCGCATTCACCGGCGCTGCAGGACAGACGCTGGTGATCCCCTCTCCTGGAGGCAAAGCCCGGTCGATCGCCCTGCTCGGCGCCGGCAATAGCACGACATTCGGCCTTGAACCGGCACGGCGTGTCGCGGCGGCCGCGGTCCATGCCGCGCAGAAGGCATTCGCAACGACGATCGCCATCGAAGAACCCGATCCTGCATCGGCGCCCATCGCGTCGCTCTCCCCTGCCGGATCGTCCCTGGAAGACCTCGCCCTGGCGCTCGCCGAAGGCGCTATGCTCGCCGGCTACAGGTTCGACAAATACAGGACGAAGAAGGCGTCAGACTTCGCCGGTGTCCGGTCGTGCGTCCTGCTCATCGGCGCGGAGAAGCGTCTTGCCGGATACCGTGAGGGAGTACGTATCGCAAAGGCGGTGAGCGACGCGACATTCCTCGCACGCGATCTAGAGAATGCTCCCGGGAACGAGATCTATCCGGCGACCCTGGCGCACCGGGCCCGTGAAGCCGGCCGCCGCCATGGATTCCGTGTCACGGTCTTCGACGAGAAGCGTATCGCCAAAGAGAAAATGGGCGGACTCCTCGGCGTCGCCCGCGGCAGCCATAACCCTCCCCGCTTCATCATCATGGAGCACAGGCCCGCGCGTGCACGCCGCCCGGGCGGACCTGTCGTGCTGGTCGGCAAGGGTGTCACATTCGACTCGGGTGGTATTTCGATCAAGCCCTCCGCCAATATGGCCGAGATGAAGATGGACATGTCCGGGGCAGCGGCGGTGATCGGTACGATGCAGGCCGCAGCCGCGCTGCGTCTGCCCGTGCATGTCATCGGGATCGTTCCCGCAGCAGAGAATCTGCCGGGTGGGAACGCGCTCAAACCCGGCGACATCATCCGCCATCACAGTGGAAAGACTTCGGAGGTGGACAACACCGACGCCGAAGGACGGTTGATCCTTGCCGATGCCCTGTCCTGGTCGGCCCGCTATAAGCCCGCATCGCTGATCGACCTTGCGACGCTCACCGGCGCGGTGGTTGTTGCGCTTGGCCACGTGGCGACCGGCATGCTTGGCACCTCGGCGCGCGTGAAGGACGCTCTCCGCACGGCAGGCGACCGCACCTATGAGCGCGTCTGGGAATTGCCGCTCTTCGATGAATATGAGAAGCTCATCAAGAGCGAGATCGCCGATGTCAAGAACGTTGGGGGCCGCTGGGGTGGGGCGATCACCGCGGCGTTCTTCCTGAAGCAGTTCGTCGGCACGATGCCATGGGTGCATCTGGACATCGCCGGGACCGCTATCCTGGAAGAATCCGGCCCGTACACTCCCCGTGGCGGTTCGGGCGTTGGCGTCCGCCTGTTGACCGATTATCTCCGTCATTATTGA
- a CDS encoding NifU family protein: protein MSEPIEQRIQIALDKVRPYLQEDGGDVELVRMRDDGILEVSLTGTCKRCPMSLMTLRAGVERAVMKDIPEIRRVETV from the coding sequence ATGAGCGAACCGATCGAACAGCGCATTCAGATCGCACTGGACAAGGTGCGGCCATATCTGCAGGAGGACGGGGGGGATGTGGAGTTGGTGCGGATGCGCGATGACGGCATCCTCGAGGTGTCGTTGACCGGCACCTGCAAGCGCTGTCCGATGAGTCTCATGACGCTCCGGGCGGGCGTGGAACGGGCGGTCATGAAAGACATCCCCGAGATCAGACGGGTCGAAACCGTCTGA
- the apbC gene encoding iron-sulfur cluster carrier protein ApbC gives MSITKERILEALRVVRDPDLHKDIVSLGFVKDVAINGTDVRVTIELTTPACPVRDDLKNAAAQAIRQAWPEAGAVDVEMTSRVTEHGQKKTDILPGVKNTIAVASGKGGVGKSTVSVNLAVALAQTGAKVGLVDADIYGPSIPLMMGLSGRPTMRNQKLLPMENHGVKVMSIGFLVDPMQAVIWRGPMVSGAVKQFLTDVEWGDLDYLVIDLPPGTGDIQLTLVQTIPLTGAVIVTTPQDISLADARKGFVMFEKVQVPVLGLIENMSYFICSHCGQREEIFDNGGGRRAAEELGIPFLGDIPIVTNIRRSGDNGTPIVLDKDPHGPAPTIQRIARNMAAQVSIRNAARAEGPDVEISLS, from the coding sequence ATGAGCATCACCAAAGAACGCATTCTGGAAGCCCTCCGGGTTGTCCGCGATCCGGACCTCCACAAGGATATTGTATCCCTCGGGTTCGTCAAAGATGTCGCCATCAACGGCACGGATGTGCGCGTCACGATCGAACTCACGACGCCCGCCTGCCCCGTCCGCGACGACCTGAAGAACGCCGCAGCACAAGCGATCCGCCAGGCATGGCCGGAAGCCGGCGCGGTGGACGTGGAGATGACGTCGCGTGTGACCGAGCACGGGCAGAAGAAGACCGACATCCTCCCGGGCGTGAAGAACACGATCGCAGTGGCATCAGGCAAAGGAGGCGTCGGGAAATCGACGGTCTCCGTGAACCTTGCCGTGGCCCTCGCACAGACAGGCGCGAAGGTGGGGCTCGTGGACGCTGATATCTATGGCCCGAGTATCCCGCTGATGATGGGGTTGAGCGGCAGGCCGACCATGCGCAACCAGAAATTGCTGCCCATGGAGAATCACGGCGTGAAGGTGATGTCCATCGGGTTCCTCGTGGACCCGATGCAGGCGGTGATCTGGCGCGGCCCGATGGTCAGCGGTGCGGTGAAGCAGTTTCTCACGGATGTGGAGTGGGGCGATCTGGATTACCTGGTGATCGATCTTCCTCCCGGAACCGGCGATATCCAGTTGACGCTGGTGCAGACCATCCCGCTCACGGGCGCGGTGATCGTGACGACGCCGCAGGATATCTCGCTCGCCGACGCGCGCAAGGGTTTTGTGATGTTCGAGAAGGTCCAGGTGCCGGTCCTCGGCCTGATCGAGAATATGAGCTACTTCATCTGCAGCCACTGCGGCCAGCGCGAAGAGATATTCGACAACGGCGGCGGGCGCCGCGCAGCAGAGGAACTTGGCATCCCGTTCCTGGGAGATATCCCGATCGTGACGAATATCCGTCGGAGCGGCGATAACGGCACACCGATCGTCCTCGACAAGGACCCGCATGGTCCGGCACCGACGATCCAGCGTATCGCCCGCAACATGGCGGCGCAGGTGAGCATTCGCAATGCGGCGCGGGCCGAAGGCCCGGATGTCGAGATCTCACTCTCCTGA
- a CDS encoding glycine C-acetyltransferase has product MSSLIDLISAELKNLEDSQTYKYESPLQSAQDGVVRVNGKKAVMLASNNYVGLSNHKAVRAAAITGIKKYGYGVASVRFICGTQDIHLKLEKKISKFLGTEDTILFSSCWAANEAFFASITNEKMGVESYKDVIYSDRLNHASIIDGQRLCKAETTDRKIYKHADVNDLVRQLEEDKNVPYRFRIIATDGVFSMEGDLAPLDKLVEIAKNYNATLFVDDSHAVGVIGKTGRGTPEAKGVHGKIDVLTGTLGKAIGGAAGGYISGRKEVIAFMRQKARTYIFSNSLPPSIVFGASAAFDLLMKDRSIVKRLHQNTAYFRKKIVELGFTILEGDHPIVPIMLGEAALAQQMSRELLKEGVYIKGLWFPVVPKGEARLRAQVSAALRKKDIDRALAAFAKVGKKLNVLK; this is encoded by the coding sequence ATGTCCAGCCTGATCGACCTCATCAGTGCAGAACTCAAGAACCTCGAAGATTCCCAGACCTACAAGTATGAATCGCCGCTCCAGAGTGCGCAGGACGGTGTGGTCCGCGTGAACGGCAAGAAGGCCGTCATGCTGGCTTCGAACAATTACGTCGGCCTCTCCAACCACAAGGCCGTCCGCGCTGCGGCGATCACCGGCATCAAGAAGTACGGCTACGGCGTCGCGTCGGTCCGCTTCATCTGCGGCACGCAGGATATCCACCTGAAGCTCGAGAAGAAGATCTCGAAGTTCCTCGGCACCGAAGATACCATCCTGTTCTCCTCCTGCTGGGCCGCGAACGAAGCGTTCTTCGCCTCGATCACGAACGAGAAGATGGGCGTGGAGTCCTACAAGGATGTGATCTATTCGGACCGCCTGAACCACGCCAGCATCATCGATGGCCAGCGGCTGTGCAAAGCGGAGACCACCGACCGGAAGATCTACAAGCATGCCGATGTGAACGATCTGGTCCGGCAGCTCGAAGAGGACAAGAACGTGCCCTACCGGTTCCGCATCATCGCGACCGACGGGGTGTTCAGCATGGAAGGGGACCTCGCGCCGCTCGACAAGCTGGTGGAGATCGCAAAGAACTACAACGCGACGCTGTTCGTGGACGATTCGCACGCCGTAGGTGTGATCGGCAAGACGGGCCGCGGGACCCCCGAGGCGAAGGGCGTGCACGGGAAGATCGATGTCCTGACCGGGACACTCGGCAAGGCCATCGGCGGCGCGGCGGGCGGATATATCAGCGGCAGGAAAGAGGTCATCGCCTTCATGCGCCAGAAGGCGCGCACGTACATCTTCTCGAATTCGCTTCCGCCGTCGATCGTGTTCGGCGCCTCCGCGGCGTTCGATCTGCTCATGAAGGACCGGTCGATCGTGAAGCGGCTGCACCAGAATACCGCCTACTTCCGGAAGAAGATCGTGGAGCTCGGGTTCACGATCCTCGAAGGCGATCATCCGATCGTGCCGATCATGCTCGGCGAAGCAGCGCTTGCGCAGCAGATGAGCCGTGAGCTCCTGAAGGAAGGTGTGTATATCAAGGGGCTGTGGTTCCCGGTCGTGCCGAAAGGCGAAGCGCGCCTGCGTGCACAGGTCTCCGCCGCCCTCAGGAAGAAGGACATCGATCGCGCCCTGGCAGCGTTCGCGAAAGTGGGAAAGAAGCTGAACGTTCTGAAGTGA
- the pdxA gene encoding 4-hydroxythreonine-4-phosphate dehydrogenase PdxA, with translation MKLPLVAMTVGDCNGIGPEVLLRSIVQPRIRALCIPVLVGPSSVFEYYGRTLRRQLPLREWKGEQDVARQGIWFVESSDVPEGAIRPGHLSHVAGAAAAAAITSAARLALGGFVDAIVTAPVSKQAMHLAGIKAPGQTEMLQELSGSEEVAMMLVAPHLRVGLVTIHEPLSRVPSLVTERRVMKQTRIVHTALVRDWGIRRPRIAVLGLNPHAGEGGDIGTEEQRQILPALEVLRKEGMLVDGPFPADGFFARYAPGVYDAVVAMYHDQGLIPLKMSSGNHAVNVTAGLPLVRTSPDHGTAFPLAGRGIADASSMQEAIRLAVTIALNRRRHARRSARP, from the coding sequence ATGAAGTTACCGCTTGTTGCCATGACCGTAGGGGACTGCAACGGGATAGGTCCTGAGGTTCTCCTTCGCAGCATCGTCCAGCCGCGCATCCGTGCACTGTGCATTCCCGTCCTGGTGGGGCCGTCGTCGGTGTTCGAGTATTACGGCCGGACCCTCAGGAGGCAGCTCCCGCTCAGGGAATGGAAAGGCGAGCAGGATGTTGCACGGCAGGGGATCTGGTTCGTCGAATCGTCGGATGTCCCGGAGGGCGCCATCCGGCCGGGCCACCTGTCGCATGTCGCGGGCGCTGCAGCCGCGGCGGCGATCACTTCCGCTGCCCGGCTTGCCCTCGGAGGATTCGTGGATGCGATCGTTACCGCGCCCGTCTCCAAACAGGCGATGCATCTTGCGGGCATCAAGGCACCGGGACAGACGGAGATGTTGCAGGAGCTTTCCGGTTCGGAGGAGGTTGCGATGATGCTCGTTGCCCCGCATCTGCGCGTCGGCCTTGTCACGATCCACGAACCGCTGAGCCGCGTCCCTTCCCTCGTCACGGAACGGCGTGTCATGAAGCAGACACGCATCGTGCACACCGCCCTTGTCCGCGATTGGGGCATCAGGCGGCCCCGGATCGCGGTGCTCGGCTTGAACCCCCATGCCGGGGAGGGTGGCGACATCGGCACGGAGGAACAGCGTCAGATCCTCCCGGCACTCGAAGTGCTCCGGAAGGAAGGAATGCTCGTTGATGGCCCCTTCCCCGCCGATGGCTTCTTTGCCCGCTATGCGCCGGGGGTCTACGATGCCGTGGTCGCCATGTACCATGACCAGGGATTGATCCCGCTCAAAATGTCGTCAGGCAACCACGCCGTGAACGTCACCGCCGGGCTGCCGCTCGTACGGACGTCGCCGGATCATGGCACCGCCTTCCCGCTTGCCGGGCGCGGCATCGCGGATGCCTCCAGCATGCAGGAGGCCATCCGCCTCGCCGTCACCATCGCACTTAACCGACGACGCCACGCACGAAGGAGCGCACGTCCATGA
- a CDS encoding GWxTD domain-containing protein, whose protein sequence is MRMSLRIIALSFLALTTLHTGSAQPQRPPEEQPSQFVFLDVATWPDTAATRARIDIRYRIDRGFFVAIRTTDTSTAKPFLRSGEILIELFDSASTSASRKIEQISIPDAVAESDPGEPVWYEGTASFSVPPGSYQVFFEATDRQSDRRYVHRAPSSTVRATLPDPKALTLFPVAAITPVTDLLTARIVPDNFGNDILFGAARQLLVAVSMPDDTTTTVSVDYRIGVLEREGHPGPPLASDSACILPVLRGYSLRASQEPGMASYAFIADTGSRSGYVAIPLQTAHLPLRTYSLTLHARAGAGKSTTTLTFRNVWPGMPRSLKNIDTAIDALRLIAAEASLDSMQSGGFNERRDALERFWAQRDPTPGTIHNEAMTEFYRRVDHVRTAYGTMQEPDGIRSDRGRIYILNGQPTRVDRTLNPSVGFTETWTYEKTKRTFTFVDERRNGTYKLAVSQK, encoded by the coding sequence ATGCGCATGTCGCTCCGCATCATTGCCCTATCGTTCCTTGCTCTGACCACCCTGCATACGGGGAGTGCACAGCCTCAGCGCCCTCCCGAGGAGCAGCCATCGCAATTCGTCTTCCTTGATGTGGCGACATGGCCGGACACTGCCGCAACGCGTGCCCGCATCGATATCCGCTACAGGATCGACCGCGGGTTCTTCGTTGCGATACGAACCACCGACACCAGCACGGCGAAACCGTTCCTCCGGTCGGGCGAGATCCTGATCGAGTTGTTCGACTCGGCATCAACATCGGCGAGCAGGAAGATCGAACAGATCAGCATTCCCGATGCGGTGGCAGAGTCCGATCCCGGCGAACCGGTGTGGTATGAAGGCACGGCATCCTTCAGCGTACCACCCGGATCGTATCAGGTTTTCTTCGAGGCAACGGACAGGCAATCGGATCGGCGGTATGTGCACCGCGCTCCGAGCAGCACGGTCAGAGCCACCCTGCCGGATCCCAAAGCACTCACGCTCTTCCCCGTCGCCGCCATCACACCCGTCACCGACCTGCTGACCGCCCGTATCGTTCCGGATAATTTCGGCAACGATATCCTCTTCGGTGCAGCCCGCCAGTTGCTGGTGGCGGTGTCGATGCCCGACGACACCACAACCACGGTCTCCGTGGACTACCGTATCGGGGTCCTTGAACGCGAAGGCCACCCCGGACCGCCACTTGCATCGGATTCCGCGTGCATCCTGCCTGTCCTCCGGGGATACTCACTCCGGGCCTCCCAGGAACCCGGGATGGCATCCTACGCATTCATCGCCGACACGGGATCCCGCAGCGGCTACGTGGCCATCCCGTTGCAGACCGCTCACCTGCCACTGCGGACCTATTCTCTGACCCTCCATGCGCGCGCAGGAGCGGGGAAATCGACGACGACATTGACCTTCCGGAATGTCTGGCCCGGCATGCCACGGTCGCTCAAGAACATCGACACGGCGATCGACGCTCTCCGACTCATCGCGGCGGAGGCATCGCTGGACTCCATGCAGAGCGGCGGCTTCAATGAACGGCGGGATGCGCTCGAGCGGTTCTGGGCTCAGCGCGATCCCACACCCGGGACGATCCACAACGAAGCGATGACCGAGTTCTACCGGCGCGTGGACCATGTCCGCACGGCCTACGGCACCATGCAGGAACCGGACGGCATCAGGTCCGACCGGGGACGCATCTATATCCTGAATGGCCAGCCGACGCGCGTGGACCGCACGTTGAATCCGTCCGTGGGCTTCACCGAGACGTGGACGTACGAGAAGACGAAGCGGACATTCACCTTCGTGGATGAACGCCGCAACGGGACATACAAACTCGCGGTGTCACAGAAATGA